One window from the genome of Betaproteobacteria bacterium encodes:
- a CDS encoding isochorismatase family protein produces MSSLILGKGDVLVVVDVQNDFVIGSLAVPEGAAVIAPLNRYIGAFSRKGLRVIATRDWRPANHKSFIDQGGPWSAHGVAMSEGAAFVPGLKLPDGYWLVSKSTHPERESRSAFDGTDLARRLKRLGAKRLFVGGLATDHGVLHSVLGARALGYETFVLADAIRAADLKPGEGDDAQAWMQREGALFVWLEDFADFAAEFDRID; encoded by the coding sequence ATGTCCTCGCTGATCCTCGGCAAAGGCGACGTGCTGGTCGTCGTTGACGTCCAGAACGACTTCGTCATCGGGAGCCTCGCGGTGCCCGAAGGCGCCGCCGTGATCGCCCCGCTCAATCGCTACATCGGCGCGTTTTCGCGCAAAGGGCTGCGCGTCATCGCCACGCGCGACTGGCGCCCCGCGAATCACAAGTCCTTCATCGACCAGGGGGGTCCGTGGTCCGCGCACGGAGTCGCGATGAGCGAGGGCGCCGCCTTCGTGCCCGGACTGAAGCTCCCCGACGGATACTGGCTGGTGTCCAAATCAACGCACCCGGAACGCGAATCCCGCTCCGCGTTCGACGGAACCGACCTGGCGCGCAGGCTGAAGAGGCTGGGCGCGAAGCGCCTGTTCGTGGGCGGGCTCGCCACTGACCATGGCGTGCTGCATTCGGTGCTCGGCGCTCGGGCATTGGGCTACGAAACCTTCGTGCTCGCCGACGCCATTCGCGCGGCGGACCTGAAGCCCGGCGAGGGTGACGACGCCCAGGCCTGGATGCAGCGCGAGGGCGCCTTGTTCGTCTGGCTCGAGGATTTCGCCGACTTCGCCGCGGAGTTCGACCGGATCGACTGA
- a CDS encoding ATP-binding protein encodes MAYPGVHPDANGNLARFPSAELLVAQGLAKIWYVSSAKIQSRADSNFYALILEPTDELKRRFNFTGDLACVLCPYERFDQRTIEVAQTILSQKSVRVDQNHVVIVARDNEVFRKVTEQNRAHSARQILVAFTYEELLGEKEQVVQRTVGRLSELLYVRPVFAYDSPLRHDEDLFGRESDIQLLHGKYSNGENGCLFGLRRVGKTSVLLALERRVEKNGGLVAYLDCSSPSAHLGRWNLLLYQIKKELCKKAGLSSSKLSSEGVYGSPQRAAAAFEEDLLALFNSKGKKRVLIILDEVESISFELSPSAHWADGGDYLLFWQALRSIYQRNAELLSIVVAGVNPRIVEQAQVGTGKDNPIFGSITPNYLSLFDGDRVAEMVNGIGKHIGLAFDVEVTGALAHDFGGHPFVIRQACHQIHLLLQEEGCQRPYKVQRFFYERHHTRILASVTTYLKSVIDVLKSKYKEEYELLCQLAAGNEVTFRDFALQSRQWTEHLKGYGLVVEDGGHYYFKIASIADLLSESESIQNTGTPLTVRWEQISSRRNSFESWLKGLAMTMLKARHGQKASDVVIPELQKASQKEKFEKLGFDKAWKVELYFLDLMRIVLANWDDFQSVFKGDKVRFQQCMGTVNSYRADAHAKEINDEEFAAVSAALLWLENRHKEFIGE; translated from the coding sequence ATGGCTTACCCAGGCGTTCACCCCGATGCAAATGGGAATCTCGCGCGCTTTCCAAGCGCAGAACTTCTTGTGGCTCAGGGTCTGGCCAAGATTTGGTATGTATCCTCCGCGAAGATTCAGTCTCGGGCTGACAGTAATTTTTACGCTCTTATCCTTGAGCCAACCGACGAGTTAAAGAGGCGATTCAACTTTACAGGTGACTTGGCATGCGTGCTATGTCCGTACGAACGATTTGATCAACGGACAATTGAGGTTGCCCAGACAATTCTCAGTCAAAAATCAGTGCGTGTGGACCAAAATCATGTGGTAATTGTGGCCCGTGACAATGAAGTGTTTAGGAAAGTTACTGAACAAAACAGAGCTCACTCGGCGCGCCAGATCCTAGTCGCATTTACATATGAGGAGCTGCTTGGCGAAAAGGAACAAGTCGTCCAACGCACGGTGGGGCGACTTTCAGAACTATTGTATGTTCGCCCGGTATTTGCGTATGACTCCCCACTTCGTCACGATGAAGACTTGTTTGGACGAGAGAGCGATATTCAGCTTCTTCACGGCAAATACTCCAACGGAGAAAATGGGTGCCTTTTTGGATTGCGACGCGTCGGAAAAACATCCGTACTTCTGGCACTCGAAAGGCGGGTCGAAAAAAATGGTGGTCTCGTCGCCTATCTCGACTGCAGCTCACCTTCCGCACATCTTGGTCGATGGAATCTGCTTCTCTATCAGATTAAGAAGGAGCTGTGTAAGAAGGCTGGGTTAAGCAGCAGCAAATTATCGTCGGAGGGTGTCTACGGCTCGCCCCAAAGGGCCGCCGCGGCATTTGAGGAAGATCTCTTAGCACTTTTCAATTCCAAGGGTAAGAAAAGAGTGCTTATCATTCTCGATGAAGTTGAGAGCATTTCTTTCGAACTTTCGCCGTCTGCACACTGGGCAGATGGAGGAGACTATTTGCTGTTTTGGCAAGCTCTCCGCTCGATCTACCAACGAAATGCGGAGCTGCTCTCAATCGTAGTTGCTGGTGTCAATCCGAGAATTGTCGAACAGGCGCAAGTAGGGACAGGCAAGGACAACCCGATATTCGGGTCGATCACACCGAACTATTTGTCGCTATTCGATGGCGACAGAGTCGCTGAAATGGTGAATGGAATCGGAAAACACATTGGACTAGCATTTGATGTCGAGGTGACTGGTGCGCTCGCACATGATTTTGGTGGGCATCCCTTTGTAATTCGTCAAGCATGTCACCAAATCCATCTATTGCTCCAAGAGGAAGGGTGTCAAAGGCCTTATAAGGTTCAGCGCTTCTTTTATGAACGGCACCACACGAGGATTTTGGCGAGTGTCACAACTTACTTGAAGAGTGTGATTGATGTACTTAAGAGCAAGTACAAAGAGGAATATGAACTACTTTGCCAACTTGCTGCTGGAAACGAGGTTACGTTTCGGGATTTCGCCCTTCAGTCCCGCCAGTGGACTGAACATCTTAAGGGCTATGGACTGGTGGTGGAGGATGGAGGTCATTACTACTTCAAGATTGCGTCGATTGCAGATCTTTTGAGCGAATCAGAATCCATTCAAAATACGGGCACACCCCTCACGGTGCGCTGGGAACAGATTTCCTCCCGTAGAAATAGCTTTGAGTCTTGGCTCAAAGGCCTGGCAATGACTATGTTAAAAGCGCGCCATGGCCAGAAAGCAAGTGACGTGGTCATTCCGGAGCTGCAGAAGGCGTCACAGAAAGAGAAGTTTGAAAAGCTTGGATTCGATAAAGCATGGAAAGTTGAATTGTACTTTCTGGACTTGATGCGAATAGTGTTGGCAAATTGGGATGATTTCCAGTCTGTGTTTAAAGGTGACAAGGTACGGTTTCAGCAATGCATGGGGACGGTGAACTCGTACCGAGCCGATGCTCATGCGAAGGAAATCAATGATGAAGAGTTTGCCGCGGTGTCTGCAGCATTGCTCTGGTTAGAAAACCGCCATAAGGAGTTCATTGGGGAGTAG
- a CDS encoding sulfite exporter TauE/SafE family protein encodes MLEVSFLGAALAGLIAFVTPCILPMVPFYFSYMAGISVAELSSDGGISPGAQRRLIVSAVFFAIGVTTIFMLMGLGATALGQAFAQWKRPLSYVAAIVIFIFGLHFLGVIRIGFLMREARMESKSDPSTVLGAYLMGLAFGFGWTACVGPVLASILMIASGMGDLLQGALLLAAFGLGMTAPFVVAAFFAKPFLGLLQRHRGKMAYVERVMGVMLMLFAVLIATNSINYIGQWLLEMFPVFGRIG; translated from the coding sequence ATGCTGGAGGTTTCTTTCCTGGGTGCCGCGCTGGCGGGGCTCATCGCCTTCGTGACTCCATGCATTCTGCCGATGGTGCCTTTCTATTTCAGTTACATGGCCGGGATATCCGTTGCCGAACTGAGCAGCGATGGTGGGATCTCGCCCGGTGCGCAGCGACGGTTGATCGTTTCAGCGGTCTTCTTCGCGATCGGGGTCACGACGATCTTCATGCTGATGGGGCTGGGAGCGACGGCCCTGGGGCAGGCATTTGCACAATGGAAACGGCCGCTATCCTACGTCGCGGCCATCGTCATATTCATCTTCGGGCTGCATTTCCTCGGAGTCATCCGAATTGGTTTTCTGATGCGAGAAGCCCGGATGGAGAGCAAGTCCGATCCTTCTACGGTGCTTGGCGCCTATCTGATGGGCCTGGCATTCGGCTTCGGCTGGACGGCCTGTGTCGGACCGGTCCTGGCCTCGATCCTGATGATTGCCAGCGGCATGGGTGATCTGCTTCAAGGCGCGCTTCTGCTGGCAGCCTTCGGCCTCGGGATGACCGCCCCCTTCGTCGTCGCAGCCTTCTTTGCAAAACCGTTCCTCGGACTCCTGCAACGTCATCGCGGCAAGATGGCTTATGTCGAGAGAGTCATGGGTGTGATGTTGATGCTGTTTGCCGTTCTGATTGCGACGAATTCCATAAACTACATCGGCCAATGGCTCCTGGAGATGTTTCCGGTCTTTGGCCGGATCGGATAG
- a CDS encoding dienelactone hydrolase family protein — MKASSERLGRIASGSVTLEGMLSVPPGAHGVVLFAHGSGSSRLSPRNNFVAAQLRHEGLATLLIDLLTPEEDHDRERRFDIPLLVERLHDAVQWLAAEPATQGLPVGIFGASTGAAAALQLAAVVPSKVAAVVSRGGRPDLAGIVSLERVKAPTLLVVGGADTQVLAMNEAAYAHLHCPKALFIVPGATHLFEEPGTLEVAASHAAEWFARYLEPVTARS; from the coding sequence ATGAAAGCCTCCAGTGAACGATTGGGGCGCATTGCCTCCGGCTCCGTAACGCTGGAAGGCATGCTCTCGGTGCCGCCCGGCGCGCACGGCGTGGTGCTCTTTGCCCACGGCAGCGGATCCAGCCGCCTTAGCCCGCGCAACAACTTCGTCGCCGCGCAGCTTCGGCACGAGGGGCTCGCGACACTCCTCATCGACCTGCTCACGCCCGAGGAAGACCACGACCGCGAGCGCCGCTTCGACATCCCGCTCCTCGTCGAGAGGCTGCACGACGCAGTGCAGTGGCTCGCAGCCGAGCCCGCCACGCAAGGCCTGCCGGTGGGGATCTTCGGGGCCAGCACGGGGGCCGCGGCGGCGCTGCAGCTCGCGGCTGTAGTGCCATCGAAAGTGGCAGCCGTGGTTTCGCGCGGTGGCAGGCCGGATCTCGCCGGCATCGTCTCGCTGGAGCGCGTAAAGGCGCCCACGCTCCTTGTCGTGGGCGGCGCCGATACGCAAGTGCTTGCCATGAACGAGGCTGCCTATGCGCACCTGCACTGCCCCAAGGCGCTGTTCATCGTCCCCGGCGCCACGCACCTCTTCGAAGAGCCGGGCACGCTGGAAGTGGCCGCCTCCCACGCGGCCGAATGGTTCGCGCGCTACCTCGAGCCCGTGACGGCCAGGTCGTGA
- a CDS encoding HipA domain-containing protein, protein MTSERKCYVHVQFPGTLQTVPAALLAIEKLPDGTYVGRFRYGDRYLERANTVALDPFELPLDNRLREFTTFKGVPGAVRDASPDYWGRKVIEHRLQRAGGDLEEIDYMVHGPADGGGYLSFSSELPLKPTARKFNRPHQLAELIQAAEDIEEGKAVPEYLLEKIEPGTSMGGMRPKATIEDGERLWIGKFPSKEDPFSLQRVECATLELARRAGIDAARAKIQVVGPHDVLMIERFDREYSSKGYFRHGLVSAMTMVGADESISSRPRWSYLLLADQLRRWSTKPDADRVELFRRMVFNAAVTNDDDHPRNHAALRAPKGWQLSPAYDIVPARRLSLEHRDLALTVGDHGRTASIFNLVSQCVRFGLSPEEARNVIDAVVVVVKTWREVFEEEGVTAKDIEYIAPAFLPMCFFQNEPPQSIQV, encoded by the coding sequence ATGACTTCTGAAAGAAAGTGCTACGTCCACGTGCAGTTCCCGGGCACGCTTCAGACCGTGCCTGCGGCGCTGCTCGCCATCGAGAAACTCCCCGACGGCACCTACGTCGGCCGCTTCCGTTACGGCGATCGCTACCTGGAGCGCGCGAACACCGTGGCGCTCGACCCGTTCGAACTGCCGCTGGACAACCGGCTGCGCGAATTCACGACCTTCAAGGGCGTGCCCGGCGCCGTGCGCGACGCGTCGCCCGATTACTGGGGCCGCAAGGTCATTGAGCACCGCCTCCAACGCGCGGGTGGCGACTTGGAAGAGATCGACTACATGGTCCATGGGCCCGCCGACGGCGGCGGATACCTGAGCTTCAGCAGCGAACTGCCGCTCAAGCCTACTGCGCGCAAGTTCAATCGCCCGCACCAGCTAGCCGAGTTGATCCAGGCGGCAGAGGACATCGAGGAAGGCAAGGCCGTGCCCGAGTACCTGCTCGAGAAGATCGAGCCCGGCACCTCCATGGGCGGCATGCGGCCCAAGGCTACGATCGAGGACGGCGAGCGCCTCTGGATCGGGAAATTTCCCTCGAAGGAAGACCCGTTCAGCCTGCAGCGCGTGGAATGCGCAACGCTCGAACTTGCGCGCCGCGCAGGGATCGACGCTGCGCGCGCCAAGATCCAGGTGGTCGGGCCTCACGACGTGCTCATGATCGAGCGCTTCGATCGCGAATACTCGTCCAAGGGCTACTTCCGTCATGGGCTGGTGAGCGCCATGACCATGGTCGGCGCCGATGAGAGCATTTCGAGCCGGCCGAGGTGGTCGTACCTGCTGCTGGCCGACCAGCTGCGACGGTGGTCGACGAAGCCCGACGCCGATCGCGTGGAGCTCTTCCGGCGGATGGTCTTCAACGCTGCGGTCACCAACGACGACGATCACCCGCGAAACCACGCGGCGCTGCGCGCTCCCAAAGGCTGGCAGCTCTCGCCCGCCTACGACATCGTCCCGGCGCGCCGCTTGAGCCTTGAGCACCGCGATCTCGCCCTCACCGTGGGCGACCACGGCCGCACGGCGAGCATCTTCAACCTGGTCTCACAGTGCGTCCGCTTCGGCTTGAGCCCGGAGGAGGCCCGGAACGTGATCGACGCCGTCGTCGTCGTCGTGAAAACCTGGCGCGAGGTTTTCGAGGAGGAGGGAGTGACGGCGAAGGACATCGAGTACATCGCGCCGGCGTTCCTGCCCATGTGCTTCTTCCAGAACGAGCCGCCGCAGTCGATCCAGGTCTAG
- a CDS encoding HNH endonuclease yields the protein MAIHEHMTLLEDLKRAAWSRTSPVGGHANAWEFRKDRLGNMVRYADFGNRKSPFGWELDHIEPKAIGGSSDPENLQALHWRATAARSSNVPAALVASPATPRLAA from the coding sequence ATGGCAATACATGAACACATGACCCTTCTGGAAGACCTGAAGCGTGCCGCCTGGTCGCGGACCTCACCGGTCGGAGGTCACGCCAATGCCTGGGAATTCCGCAAGGATCGCCTGGGCAACATGGTTCGCTACGCCGACTTCGGCAACCGCAAGTCGCCATTCGGGTGGGAGCTGGACCACATCGAACCGAAGGCGATCGGCGGCTCCAGCGATCCCGAGAACCTCCAGGCGCTGCACTGGCGCGCCACCGCGGCACGAAGCAGCAACGTGCCCGCCGCATTGGTTGCAAGCCCCGCCACGCCGAGGCTTGCGGCCTGA
- a CDS encoding helix-turn-helix domain-containing protein produces MGKVIAVPQPVQTRTSELGHRVRRARLRRRIASAELAAKAGISRNTLTALEAGKPGVTLATFATVLWALGLDGTLDSVANPDLDTHGKTLESSRAPKRARKKETGKDRYDF; encoded by the coding sequence ATGGGCAAGGTCATCGCCGTCCCACAGCCCGTCCAAACGCGCACAAGCGAGTTGGGTCACCGCGTGCGCCGCGCGCGCCTGCGCCGCAGGATCGCCTCAGCAGAGCTCGCCGCTAAGGCCGGCATCAGCCGGAATACGCTGACCGCTCTCGAAGCCGGCAAGCCCGGCGTGACGCTCGCAACGTTCGCCACGGTGCTCTGGGCGCTGGGACTCGACGGAACCCTGGATTCGGTCGCGAATCCGGACCTCGATACCCACGGCAAGACGCTTGAGAGTTCACGCGCGCCCAAACGTGCCCGGAAGAAGGAGACCGGCAAGGATCGCTATGACTTCTGA
- a CDS encoding thioredoxin fold domain-containing protein — protein MRFLTTLVALLILATPLTAATTMGDDGLHKTEWMHQTFKDLREDLAEANAAGKRLAIVIEQQGCVYCTKMHKEVWTDPVINQMLNKDFFFVQINMFGDVDVTDFDGQVLSEKKMVMKWGVMFTPTVLFLPEEVPKGLSAPRAAVGLVPGALSKGMTLDMLTWVRDRIYKNGENFQKYHARMLNTRKSN, from the coding sequence ATGAGATTTCTGACCACGCTGGTTGCGCTCCTCATTCTGGCAACGCCCCTGACGGCGGCCACGACAATGGGAGACGACGGTCTGCACAAGACGGAATGGATGCACCAAACGTTCAAGGACCTGCGCGAGGATCTGGCCGAAGCCAATGCAGCAGGCAAGCGTCTGGCCATCGTGATCGAACAGCAGGGCTGCGTCTATTGCACGAAGATGCATAAAGAAGTCTGGACGGACCCGGTAATCAATCAAATGCTGAACAAGGATTTCTTTTTCGTACAGATCAACATGTTCGGCGATGTAGATGTCACGGATTTCGACGGCCAAGTGCTCAGCGAGAAAAAGATGGTGATGAAGTGGGGAGTGATGTTCACCCCAACCGTCCTGTTTCTTCCCGAAGAGGTGCCAAAGGGTCTGTCAGCCCCCCGGGCCGCGGTCGGGCTGGTGCCCGGCGCACTTTCGAAAGGCATGACACTCGACATGCTGACCTGGGTGCGGGATCGTATTTACAAGAACGGGGAGAATTTCCAGAAATACCACGCGCGGATGTTGAATACGAGGAAGTCGAACTGA
- a CDS encoding ribonucleotide-diphosphate reductase subunit beta, giving the protein MLSFEDDMPALTPTLGLQMVRPTPQPAAAPAPVKEMGVNGLFTRVKAEDKRVINAKTDVNQLVPFKYKWAWEKYIAGCANHWMPQEVNMNRDIALWKNPNGLTDDERLIVKRNLGFFVTADSLAANNIVLGTYRHITAPECRQYLLRQAFEEAIHTHAYQYIAESLGLDEGEIFAAYKEVKCIRDKDDFLIPFIETLTNPEFKTGTEESDRALLKSLIVFACIMEGLFFYVGFVQILSLGRQNKMTGAAEQYQYILRDESMHCNFGIDLINTIKMENPNLWTQEFRRELTDLFHKAVELEYAYAEDTMPRGVLGLNASMFKEYLRFIANRRAQQIGLDQMFPGATNPFPWMSELIDLKKEKNFFETRVIEYQTGGALSWD; this is encoded by the coding sequence ATGCTCAGTTTCGAAGACGACATGCCCGCCCTCACGCCGACGCTCGGCCTGCAGATGGTGAGGCCCACCCCCCAGCCGGCCGCCGCGCCGGCCCCGGTCAAGGAAATGGGAGTCAACGGCCTCTTCACGCGCGTGAAGGCCGAGGACAAGCGCGTCATCAACGCCAAGACGGACGTGAACCAGCTCGTGCCCTTCAAGTACAAGTGGGCGTGGGAGAAGTACATCGCCGGCTGCGCAAACCACTGGATGCCGCAGGAAGTGAACATGAACCGCGACATCGCCCTGTGGAAGAACCCGAACGGGCTCACGGACGACGAGCGGCTGATCGTGAAGCGCAATCTCGGCTTCTTCGTGACGGCCGATTCGCTCGCTGCCAACAACATCGTGCTGGGCACCTACCGCCACATCACGGCGCCGGAGTGCCGCCAGTACCTGCTGCGCCAGGCGTTCGAGGAGGCGATCCACACGCACGCCTACCAGTACATCGCGGAGTCGCTCGGCCTGGACGAGGGCGAGATCTTCGCAGCCTACAAGGAAGTGAAGTGCATCCGGGACAAGGACGACTTCCTCATCCCGTTCATCGAGACGCTCACCAACCCCGAGTTCAAGACCGGCACGGAGGAGAGCGACCGGGCGCTGCTCAAGAGCCTCATCGTCTTCGCCTGCATCATGGAGGGGCTGTTCTTCTACGTGGGCTTCGTGCAGATCCTCTCGCTGGGCCGGCAGAACAAGATGACGGGGGCGGCGGAGCAGTACCAGTACATCCTTCGGGATGAATCGATGCACTGCAACTTCGGCATCGACCTCATCAACACGATCAAGATGGAGAACCCCAATTTGTGGACGCAGGAGTTCCGTCGCGAGCTGACGGACCTGTTCCACAAGGCGGTGGAGCTGGAGTACGCCTATGCGGAGGACACGATGCCTCGGGGCGTTCTCGGCCTGAATGCTTCCATGTTCAAGGAGTACCTGCGGTTCATCGCGAACCGGCGGGCTCAGCAGATCGGGCTGGATCAGATGTTCCCGGGGGCTACCAACCCGTTCCCGTGGATGAGCGAACTCATCGATCTCAAGAAGGAGAAGAACTTCTTCGAGACGCGGGTGATCGAGTATCAGACGGGGGGGGCGCTAAGTTGGGATTAG
- a CDS encoding phosphoribosyltransferase: MVFEDRIDAARKLALALARYRGKHPLVLAIPRGAVPMAQVVADELGGQLDVVLVRKLGAPGNPEFAVGAVDEAGWTYVADYAADVGASSSFLADETATQLATMRARRELYTPARSPIDPEGRIVIVVDDGLATGATMIAALHSVRARHPARLVCAVPVASPGSLENVRAHADEVVCLEAPPGFHAVGQFYRTFGQVEDSQVVAVLAGRKIHESLQ; this comes from the coding sequence ATGGTCTTCGAGGATCGCATCGACGCCGCAAGAAAACTCGCGCTGGCCCTGGCCAGGTACCGCGGCAAGCACCCGCTGGTGCTGGCGATTCCGCGCGGCGCCGTTCCCATGGCGCAAGTGGTGGCCGACGAACTGGGCGGCCAGCTCGATGTCGTGCTGGTGAGGAAGCTCGGCGCGCCCGGCAACCCGGAGTTTGCCGTGGGCGCGGTGGACGAAGCCGGGTGGACCTATGTCGCCGACTACGCCGCCGACGTGGGCGCTTCCTCGTCCTTCCTCGCCGACGAGACGGCCACGCAGCTCGCCACCATGCGCGCGCGGCGGGAGCTCTACACGCCGGCGCGATCCCCCATCGATCCGGAGGGGCGCATCGTGATCGTCGTGGACGACGGGCTCGCCACGGGCGCAACCATGATCGCGGCCCTGCATTCGGTGCGTGCGCGCCACCCCGCGCGCCTGGTGTGCGCAGTGCCGGTGGCTTCGCCCGGCAGCCTCGAGAACGTTCGCGCCCACGCCGATGAGGTCGTGTGCCTCGAGGCTCCCCCGGGCTTTCATGCGGTTGGCCAGTTCTATCGCACCTTCGGACAGGTGGAAGACAGCCAGGTCGTGGCCGTCCTGGCTGGAAGGAAGATCCATGAAAGCCTCCAGTGA
- a CDS encoding IS256 family transposase: protein MPKRTKKELPATPAIAVSPELLDQLVTGPMNPQEFESLFRGLKKAIVERALGAELTHHLGYPKGETPPAEQANYRNGSTPKTVLTDDGPLGLAIPRDRNGSFEPQLIAKGERRFAGFDDKIIAMYARGMTVREIQGYLNEMYAVEVSPDFISQVTEAVMAEVLEWQSRPLERLYAVVFFDALRVKIRDEGVVRNKAIYLALGVLPDGTRDVLGLWIEQTEGAKFWMKVVNDLKSRGVEDILIAVVDGLKGFPEAIGAVFPATTIQTCIVHLIRNSLAYASWKDRKAVAAALKAVYQAPSEAAARAALDDFAAGPWGEKYPPIAPLWRRVWEQVIPFFAFPPDVRRVIYTTNAIESLHMRLRKIIKTRGHFPSDEAALKLLWLALRNITADWGRAAKEWKAAMNQFAILYADRFTARAA, encoded by the coding sequence ATGCCGAAAAGGACGAAGAAGGAGTTGCCGGCGACGCCGGCTATTGCGGTCAGTCCCGAGTTGCTTGATCAGTTGGTGACCGGGCCGATGAACCCGCAGGAGTTCGAGTCGCTGTTCCGGGGCCTGAAGAAGGCGATTGTCGAGCGGGCGCTGGGCGCGGAGCTGACCCATCACCTGGGCTACCCGAAGGGTGAGACGCCGCCGGCTGAGCAGGCCAATTACCGCAACGGGAGCACGCCCAAGACGGTGCTGACCGACGACGGTCCGCTGGGCCTGGCTATTCCTCGTGACCGCAATGGGTCGTTCGAGCCGCAGCTCATCGCCAAGGGCGAGCGGCGCTTCGCTGGATTCGACGACAAGATCATCGCGATGTACGCGCGCGGCATGACGGTGCGCGAGATCCAGGGCTATCTGAACGAGATGTACGCGGTGGAGGTCTCGCCGGACTTCATCAGCCAGGTGACCGAGGCGGTGATGGCCGAGGTGCTCGAGTGGCAGAGCCGGCCGCTCGAGCGGCTCTACGCGGTGGTGTTCTTCGATGCGCTGCGGGTGAAGATCCGCGACGAAGGGGTGGTTCGCAACAAGGCGATCTACCTGGCGCTCGGGGTGCTGCCCGACGGCACGCGCGACGTGCTGGGGCTCTGGATCGAGCAAACCGAGGGGGCGAAGTTCTGGATGAAGGTCGTGAACGACCTCAAGAGCCGCGGCGTGGAGGACATCCTGATCGCCGTGGTCGACGGGCTGAAGGGCTTCCCGGAGGCCATTGGCGCGGTCTTCCCGGCCACCACGATCCAGACCTGCATCGTGCACCTGATCCGCAATTCGCTCGCCTATGCGAGCTGGAAGGACCGCAAGGCCGTGGCAGCGGCCTTGAAGGCGGTCTACCAGGCCCCGAGCGAGGCGGCAGCCAGGGCGGCACTGGACGATTTCGCGGCGGGTCCCTGGGGCGAGAAGTATCCGCCCATCGCCCCGCTCTGGCGCCGGGTCTGGGAGCAGGTGATTCCGTTCTTCGCCTTCCCGCCCGACGTTCGCCGCGTGATCTACACCACCAATGCGATCGAGAGCCTGCACATGCGGCTGCGCAAGATCATCAAGACGCGCGGGCATTTCCCATCGGACGAAGCGGCGCTGAAGCTCCTGTGGCTGGCGCTGCGGAACATCACCGCCGATTGGGGTCGCGCTGCAAAGGAATGGAAAGCGGCGATGAATCAATTCGCGATCCTGTACGCTGACCGCTTCACCGCAAGAGCTGCGTGA